One stretch of Streptomyces agglomeratus DNA includes these proteins:
- a CDS encoding MarR family winged helix-turn-helix transcriptional regulator, with protein MTTAPRWLSEQEQRTWRAYLQATTLLEDHLDRQLQRDAGMPHVYYGLLVQLSQAPQRRLRMTELARVAKITRSRLSHAVARLERNGWVRREDCPSDRRGQNAVLTDEGYAVLKQTAPGHVATVRQAMFDRLTPEQVGQLGEIMRVMAEGLQPQDTDADLPWLR; from the coding sequence ATGACGACGGCACCCCGCTGGCTCAGCGAACAGGAACAGCGCACCTGGCGCGCCTACCTCCAGGCAACCACGCTTCTGGAGGACCACCTCGACCGCCAGCTCCAGCGTGACGCCGGAATGCCGCACGTCTATTACGGCCTGCTGGTGCAGCTCTCCCAGGCACCGCAGCGGCGGCTGAGGATGACCGAGCTGGCCCGCGTCGCCAAGATCACCCGCTCCCGGCTCTCGCACGCGGTCGCCCGCCTGGAGCGCAACGGCTGGGTGCGACGCGAGGACTGCCCCTCCGACCGGCGCGGGCAGAACGCCGTACTGACGGACGAGGGGTACGCGGTGCTGAAGCAGACCGCGCCCGGCCATGTCGCCACCGTCCGGCAGGCGATGTTCGACCGGCTCACCCCGGAGCAGGTCGGCCAGCTCGGCGAGATCATGCGGGTGATGGCCGAAGGACTCCAGCCGCAGGACACGGACGCGGACCTGCCCTGGCTCCGCTAG
- a CDS encoding dioxygenase, with protein sequence MERMPALYLSHGAPPLADDPVWPGQLAAWSAELPRPRAILMVSAHWEEAPLALGATETVPLVYDFWGFPEHYYRVEYAAPGAPHLAASVRKLLSGPGTPVQDFPDRGLDHGAYVPLVEMFPAADIPVLQISMPTLDPRRLMDIGRKLAPLRDEGVLIVGSGFFTHNLAALRHQGGGVPGWSAEFDAWGREALAAADVDALLDFAHKSPAGRLAHPRTEHFAPLFVTLGASEGELGSQRDVIDGFWMGLAKRSVQFG encoded by the coding sequence ATGGAGCGTATGCCCGCCCTCTACCTGAGCCACGGCGCGCCGCCGCTGGCCGACGATCCCGTGTGGCCCGGCCAGCTCGCCGCCTGGTCCGCCGAGCTGCCGCGCCCCCGCGCGATCCTGATGGTCTCCGCCCACTGGGAGGAGGCCCCGCTCGCCCTCGGCGCCACGGAAACCGTCCCGCTCGTGTACGACTTCTGGGGCTTTCCGGAGCACTACTACCGGGTGGAGTACGCGGCTCCCGGAGCGCCGCACCTGGCAGCGTCCGTACGGAAGCTGCTGAGCGGGCCCGGCACGCCCGTCCAGGACTTCCCGGACCGCGGGCTCGACCACGGGGCGTACGTCCCGTTGGTGGAGATGTTCCCGGCGGCCGACATCCCCGTACTCCAGATCTCCATGCCCACCCTCGACCCGCGGCGGCTGATGGACATCGGCCGCAAGCTCGCGCCGCTGCGCGACGAGGGCGTACTGATCGTCGGCAGCGGCTTCTTCACCCACAACCTGGCCGCCCTGCGCCACCAGGGCGGCGGGGTGCCCGGCTGGTCGGCGGAGTTCGACGCGTGGGGGCGCGAGGCGCTGGCGGCGGCGGACGTGGACGCGCTGCTCGACTTCGCACACAAGTCGCCGGCCGGCCGCCTGGCCCACCCGCGCACCGAGCACTTCGCGCCGCTGTTCGTGACGCTGGGCGCATCGGAGGGCGAGCTGGGGTCGCAGCGTGACGTGATCGACGGCTTCTGGATGGGACTGGCGAAGCGGTCGGTGCAATTCGGCTGA
- a CDS encoding sigma-70 family RNA polymerase sigma factor: MATRAVARRQTASSGSGGVRSVRAAGGEIADRDLVGMYLDEIARTPLLDAEKEVDLSQTIEAGVYAQQILDKEVESDANGASREELEALVVAGERAKDLFIRSNLRLVVAVARRYPRSGLPLLDLIQEGNAGLVRAVEKFDYAKGFKFSTYATWWIRQAITRSIADQSRTIRLPVHLVEELGRIRRVQREFNRMHGRDPEHEEIAAELEAKPQRISDVLDWARDPVSLNMPVDDAGETQFGDLLEDTSAVSPEQSVLSLLRSEELENLIGHLDERTASIIRMRYGIEDGRERTLTEVGKQHGLTRERIRQIEKHALLELKRLAHDTGFESAA; encoded by the coding sequence ATGGCAACCCGTGCCGTCGCCCGTCGTCAGACCGCCAGCAGCGGGTCAGGCGGGGTGCGCAGCGTTCGCGCCGCAGGCGGGGAGATCGCCGACCGCGACCTGGTCGGCATGTACCTCGACGAAATCGCACGGACGCCGCTGCTCGACGCCGAAAAGGAAGTCGACCTCTCACAGACGATCGAGGCGGGCGTGTACGCCCAGCAGATCCTCGACAAGGAGGTGGAGAGCGATGCGAACGGCGCCTCCCGCGAGGAGCTGGAAGCCCTGGTCGTGGCGGGTGAGCGCGCCAAGGACCTCTTCATACGCTCCAACCTGCGCCTCGTCGTGGCGGTCGCGCGCCGTTATCCGCGCAGCGGTCTGCCCCTGCTCGACCTGATCCAGGAGGGGAACGCGGGTCTGGTGCGCGCGGTCGAGAAGTTCGACTACGCGAAGGGCTTCAAGTTCTCGACGTACGCGACCTGGTGGATCCGCCAGGCCATCACCCGGTCCATAGCCGACCAGTCGCGCACCATCCGGCTCCCCGTCCACCTCGTGGAGGAACTGGGCCGCATCCGCCGCGTGCAGCGCGAGTTCAACCGCATGCACGGGCGCGACCCGGAGCACGAGGAGATCGCGGCCGAGCTGGAGGCCAAGCCGCAGCGCATCAGCGACGTCCTCGACTGGGCGCGCGACCCGGTGTCGCTCAACATGCCGGTCGACGACGCGGGCGAGACCCAGTTCGGAGACCTGCTGGAGGACACCTCGGCGGTCTCGCCCGAGCAGTCGGTGCTCTCCCTGCTGCGCAGCGAGGAGCTGGAGAACCTCATCGGCCACCTCGACGAGCGCACCGCTTCGATCATCCGTATGCGCTACGGCATCGAGGACGGCCGCGAGCGGACCCTGACCGAGGTGGGCAAGCAGCACGGACTGACGCGCGAGCGGATCCGGCAGATCGAGAAGCACGCTCTGCTGGAGCTGAAGCGCCTGGCCCACGACACCGGCTTCGAATCGGCGGCGTAA
- a CDS encoding helix-turn-helix transcriptional regulator has protein sequence MTTDTPARLLQLLSLLQTPREWPGSELSERLGVSRRTVRRDIDRLRELGYPVQATMGADGGYRLVAGKAMPPLVLDDEEAVAIAVGLRAGAGHAVEGIEEASVRALAKLEQVLPSRLRRQVSTLQAATIPLTSGDGATIDPRTLTVMAGAATGQERLRFRYRSGNGSETRRLVEPHRLVSTGRRWYLVAYDLDREDWRTFRVDRVSEPFATGARFTPRGLPSGDAAEFIRQSLNRFQSRYRVVATFEAPAAFVAARLPDSLGTPEPVGDDDSHCRLDVTSTESMEWLGIRLALVDCEFTVSEPPELVGYLADLGGRISRATAERDR, from the coding sequence ATGACGACCGACACTCCGGCCCGGCTCCTGCAACTCCTCTCGCTGCTCCAGACGCCCCGCGAATGGCCGGGCAGCGAGCTCTCCGAGCGGCTGGGAGTCAGCCGCCGTACGGTGCGGCGCGACATCGACCGGCTGCGCGAACTCGGCTATCCCGTACAGGCCACCATGGGTGCGGACGGCGGTTACCGGCTCGTCGCGGGCAAGGCCATGCCGCCGCTGGTCCTCGACGACGAGGAAGCCGTCGCCATCGCCGTGGGACTGCGGGCGGGAGCGGGTCACGCGGTCGAGGGCATCGAGGAGGCGTCCGTACGGGCGCTGGCGAAGCTGGAGCAGGTACTGCCGTCGCGGCTGCGCCGGCAGGTGTCGACCCTTCAGGCCGCCACCATCCCGCTGACCAGCGGCGACGGCGCGACCATCGACCCCCGCACGCTGACCGTGATGGCGGGCGCGGCGACCGGGCAGGAGCGGCTGCGCTTCCGCTACCGGTCGGGGAACGGGTCCGAGACCAGGCGGCTCGTGGAGCCGCACCGGCTGGTCAGCACGGGGCGGCGCTGGTACCTCGTGGCGTACGACCTGGACCGGGAGGACTGGCGTACGTTCCGCGTCGACCGGGTCAGCGAGCCGTTCGCGACGGGGGCGCGCTTCACGCCGCGGGGCCTGCCGAGCGGGGACGCCGCCGAGTTCATCCGGCAGTCCCTGAACCGCTTCCAGTCGCGGTACCGGGTGGTGGCGACCTTCGAGGCGCCCGCCGCTTTCGTGGCGGCCCGGCTGCCGGACTCGCTCGGCACCCCGGAGCCGGTGGGGGACGACGACAGCCACTGCCGGCTCGACGTCACCTCCACCGAATCGATGGAGTGGCTGGGGATCCGGCTGGCACTGGTGGACTGCGAGTTCACGGTGTCCGAGCCACCTGAGCTGGTCGGCTACCTGGCCGATCTCGGCGGCCGGATCAGCCGTGCGACCGCCGAACGGGACCGGTAG
- a CDS encoding MFS transporter, producing the protein MTSTAPPDRRRWFALAIVMTAAFMDLVDVTIVNIAIPSIRQDLGATFGAVQWITAGYALAFAAGLITGGRLGDIYGRKRLFLLGIGGFTLASALCGFAGGSEILVASRILQGAMAALMVPQVLSIVHATFPAHERGKVFGLFGAIVGLGAVSGPILGALLTEWNLFGLGWRPIFLINLPVGIAGLILGARFITESKAPKALRLDLVGVALATLGLLMLIYPLTRGEELDWPLWGHLSMIASPAVFALFVVYERYKTRKDGSPLVELSLFKVKSFAAGIAVQLTFGVALGIFFLVWTLYMQMGLGWSALRAGTTGIPFSIAVSLAAGLSVQKLVPRFGRKVLQAGALTMVAGLLLYIWEADRYGTAIQSWQMALPLVVMGLGMGLIVAPLTDAVLSDVPRDHAGSASGLINTMGQTGNALGLGLVSVVFFGVIDDGLAPTAVGTAFVDAFQNALWWTTAVLVAIFCIMFALPARPKAGAEVAAGDSAAVSKEPALTP; encoded by the coding sequence ATGACTTCAACAGCCCCGCCCGACCGCCGCCGGTGGTTCGCGCTCGCCATCGTGATGACCGCCGCCTTCATGGACCTGGTCGACGTGACGATCGTCAACATAGCGATCCCCAGCATCCGGCAGGACCTGGGCGCCACGTTCGGCGCCGTCCAGTGGATCACCGCGGGATACGCCCTGGCCTTCGCCGCCGGGCTGATCACGGGCGGCAGGCTCGGTGACATCTACGGCCGCAAGCGCCTCTTCCTGCTCGGCATCGGCGGCTTCACGCTCGCCTCGGCGCTCTGCGGCTTCGCCGGCGGCTCGGAGATCCTCGTCGCCTCCCGCATCCTCCAGGGCGCGATGGCTGCCCTGATGGTGCCGCAGGTCCTGTCGATCGTCCACGCCACCTTCCCCGCGCACGAGCGCGGCAAGGTCTTCGGTCTCTTCGGTGCGATCGTCGGCCTCGGCGCGGTGTCGGGCCCGATACTGGGCGCGCTGCTCACCGAGTGGAACCTCTTCGGGCTGGGATGGCGCCCGATCTTCCTGATCAACCTCCCCGTCGGCATCGCGGGACTGATCCTCGGCGCCCGCTTCATCACCGAGTCGAAGGCCCCCAAGGCCCTGCGCCTGGACCTCGTGGGCGTGGCGCTCGCGACGCTCGGCCTCCTCATGCTGATCTACCCGCTCACCCGGGGCGAGGAGCTGGACTGGCCGCTGTGGGGCCACCTCTCGATGATCGCCAGCCCGGCCGTCTTCGCGCTCTTCGTCGTGTACGAGCGCTACAAGACCCGCAAGGACGGTTCGCCCCTCGTCGAGCTCTCGCTCTTCAAGGTCAAGAGCTTCGCGGCGGGCATCGCGGTGCAGCTGACGTTCGGTGTGGCGCTGGGCATCTTCTTCCTGGTCTGGACGCTGTACATGCAGATGGGCCTCGGCTGGAGCGCGCTGCGCGCCGGTACGACGGGCATCCCGTTCTCCATCGCGGTGTCGCTGGCGGCAGGTCTGTCCGTACAGAAACTCGTACCGCGCTTCGGCCGGAAGGTCCTCCAGGCGGGCGCGCTGACGATGGTGGCCGGACTGCTGCTCTACATCTGGGAGGCGGACCGGTACGGCACGGCCATCCAGTCCTGGCAGATGGCGCTGCCGCTCGTGGTGATGGGCCTCGGCATGGGACTGATCGTGGCGCCGCTGACGGACGCGGTGCTGTCCGACGTACCGCGCGACCACGCGGGCTCGGCGTCCGGCCTGATCAACACGATGGGGCAGACGGGCAACGCGCTGGGTCTCGGCCTCGTCTCCGTCGTCTTCTTCGGTGTGATCGACGACGGCCTCGCACCCACCGCGGTCGGCACGGCCTTCGTGGACGCGTTCCAGAACGCGCTGTGGTGGACGACGGCGGTCCTGGTCGCCATCTTCTGCATCATGTTCGCCCTGCCGGCGCGCCCGAAGGCCGGCGCGGAGGTGGCGGCCGGCGACTCCGCGGCCGTCTCCAAGGAGCCGGCCCTCACACCCTGA
- a CDS encoding DeoR/GlpR family DNA-binding transcription regulator, with the protein MYAPERQQEILRLARESGRVDVLSLAETFQVTAETVRRDLKSLDRAGLLRRVHGGAIPAGRLGFEPDLAERESTAADEKDRIARAALAELPADGSVILDAGSTIARLAAEVPLECGLTVVTHALPVAARLADHPGIDLHLVGGRVRHRTRAAVDAWALRAYGEIRADVTFLATNGFSPGGGLTTPDLAEAAVKRACVSSARRVVLLADSAKYGQEHFARFGDLTDVDLLITDTGLSPEDAAAIEAAGTEVQCV; encoded by the coding sequence ATGTACGCACCGGAGCGCCAACAGGAGATCCTCCGCCTGGCACGCGAGAGCGGACGGGTGGACGTGCTCTCCCTCGCGGAAACCTTCCAGGTGACGGCGGAGACCGTCCGCCGGGACCTCAAGTCCCTGGACCGCGCCGGCCTCCTGCGCCGCGTACACGGTGGAGCCATCCCCGCCGGCCGCCTCGGCTTCGAGCCCGACCTGGCCGAGCGCGAATCCACCGCCGCCGACGAGAAGGACCGCATCGCCCGGGCCGCCCTCGCCGAACTGCCCGCCGACGGCAGCGTCATCCTCGACGCCGGCTCGACCATCGCCCGCCTCGCGGCGGAGGTACCGCTGGAGTGCGGCCTCACCGTCGTCACCCACGCACTCCCGGTCGCCGCCCGCCTCGCCGACCACCCCGGCATCGACCTGCACCTCGTCGGCGGCCGGGTCCGCCACCGTACGCGCGCCGCCGTCGACGCCTGGGCCCTGCGCGCGTACGGCGAGATCCGCGCCGACGTGACGTTCCTCGCCACCAACGGCTTCTCACCCGGCGGCGGCCTCACCACCCCCGACCTGGCCGAAGCGGCGGTGAAGCGCGCCTGCGTCTCCTCCGCCCGCCGCGTGGTCCTGCTGGCCGACTCCGCCAAGTACGGCCAGGAGCACTTCGCCCGCTTCGGCGACCTGACCGACGTCGATCTGCTCATCACCGACACCGGCCTGAGCCCGGAAGACGCCGCCGCCATCGAAGCGGCCGGCACCGAAGTGCAGTGTGTCTAG
- the pfkB gene encoding 1-phosphofructokinase encodes MILTVTPNPSLDRAYEVPALERGEVLRATTDRMDPGGKGVNVSRAVAAAGRRTLAVMPLGGAPGALVAELLAAEGIEVAPVPVSGHTRSNITVVEPDGTLTKINAPGPELTAAESESLLTTAQNHSAGADWIACCGSLPRGLAPEWYAELVARAHRAGARIALDTSGASLLAALRERPDVVKPNVEELAQAVGRPLATVGDALKAARDLRDMGARTVLASLGADGQLLAGAEGTYYATARAAVVRSNVGAGDASLAGFLAAGGAGPDALASAVAHGAAAVQLPGSVMPTPADLVPSAVTVTTDIPLDRALTEPAS; translated from the coding sequence ATGATCCTCACCGTCACCCCCAACCCCAGCCTCGACCGGGCATACGAAGTCCCCGCCCTGGAACGCGGTGAGGTGCTGCGCGCCACGACCGACCGGATGGACCCGGGCGGCAAGGGCGTCAACGTCTCCCGCGCGGTGGCCGCCGCCGGACGCCGCACCCTCGCCGTCATGCCGCTGGGCGGGGCGCCGGGTGCGCTGGTGGCCGAACTCCTCGCCGCGGAGGGGATCGAGGTCGCGCCGGTGCCCGTATCGGGCCACACCCGTTCCAACATCACCGTGGTCGAACCGGACGGGACCCTCACCAAGATCAACGCCCCTGGCCCGGAACTCACCGCGGCCGAATCCGAGTCGCTCCTGACCACGGCCCAGAACCACTCGGCAGGCGCCGACTGGATCGCCTGCTGCGGCAGCCTTCCGCGCGGCCTGGCCCCCGAGTGGTACGCCGAACTGGTGGCCCGCGCCCACCGGGCGGGCGCCCGGATCGCCCTGGACACCTCGGGCGCCTCCCTCCTCGCCGCACTCCGCGAGCGCCCCGACGTGGTGAAGCCCAACGTCGAAGAACTGGCCCAGGCGGTCGGCCGCCCCCTCGCCACGGTCGGCGACGCGCTGAAGGCGGCGCGGGATCTCCGGGACATGGGCGCCCGTACGGTACTGGCCAGCCTCGGCGCCGACGGACAGCTCCTGGCCGGGGCGGAGGGCACGTACTACGCCACCGCCCGCGCCGCCGTCGTCCGCAGCAACGTCGGCGCGGGCGACGCCTCGCTCGCCGGGTTCCTGGCGGCGGGCGGCGCGGGCCCGGACGCCCTCGCCTCGGCCGTCGCACACGGCGCGGCTGCCGTGCAGCTCCCCGGCAGCGTCATGCCGACGCCCGCGGACCTGGTCCCTTCCGCCGTCACGGTGACCACGGACATCCCCCTGGACCGCGCCCTGACGGAGCCGGCGTCATGA
- a CDS encoding PTS fructose transporter subunit IIABC, with protein MSQMITADLVDLDLVATTKEEAARSLAERMVALGRVTDLDGFLADVAAREAQMPTGLDGGIGIPHCRSAHVTEPTLAFGRSTPGIDFGAPDGPADLIFLIAAPAGADDAHLTILSGLARRLMNEDFTTALRTATAQEPAAALIRGDAPAPLPEAEPTAPHSPVPGGDASEAAAQPTAPHTPVPGGDVSGRSPQGVERNHPEHTAALPEGSAPEETPRRGTDPEAPAPKPPRRKPPTPNPAPEAPAPQTPAATPAPFKIVAVTSCPTGIAHTYMAAEALERAATTGHIELTVETQGSAGFARLDPAVIAAADGVIFAHDVPVRDKERFAGKPTVDVGVKAAINRPAELLTEVRAKAERGEITESKGSPLQESGDPGEGYGTKLRKWLMSGVSYMVPFVAAGGLLIALGFAIGGYGINKAPSVVEHFAWTDTTSWAALMFQIGGLAFGFLVPVLAGYIAYGMADRPGLVPGFVGGAIAVAINAGFLGGLVAGLIAGAVVMAIQKLRVPTPLRGIMPVVVIPLISSIVVGFLMFLVVGEPIAELQSALTDWLSGLSGANAVILGVVLGLMMAFDLGGPLNKVAYAFAVGGLANPNEGSLKVMAAVMAAGMVPPLAMALATTVRGKLFTRTERENGKAAWVLGASFITEGAIPFAAADPLRVIPSVMAGGAVTGALSMAFECTLRAPHGGIFVVPLIGNPFLYLVAILAGTAVSTALVVLLKGLRRPTAPEAGTTTETHEPKVAVPA; from the coding sequence ATGAGCCAGATGATCACCGCGGACCTGGTCGATCTCGACCTGGTCGCCACCACGAAGGAAGAGGCGGCGCGTTCGCTCGCCGAGCGGATGGTGGCCCTCGGGCGCGTCACCGACCTCGACGGCTTCCTCGCCGATGTCGCGGCGCGCGAGGCGCAGATGCCGACCGGGCTGGACGGCGGTATCGGCATCCCGCACTGCCGCAGCGCTCACGTCACCGAGCCGACGCTCGCGTTCGGGCGCAGCACACCGGGCATCGATTTCGGCGCCCCGGACGGCCCGGCGGACCTGATCTTCCTCATCGCCGCCCCGGCGGGCGCCGACGACGCCCACCTGACGATCCTCTCCGGACTGGCCCGCCGGCTGATGAACGAGGACTTCACCACGGCCCTCCGTACGGCGACCGCACAGGAGCCGGCAGCAGCCCTGATCCGGGGCGACGCCCCCGCCCCGCTACCGGAAGCGGAGCCCACCGCCCCGCATTCCCCGGTGCCGGGAGGGGACGCGTCGGAAGCGGCCGCGCAGCCCACCGCCCCCCACACCCCGGTGCCGGGAGGGGACGTGTCGGGGCGCTCCCCGCAGGGTGTCGAACGCAACCACCCCGAACACACCGCAGCGCTGCCCGAAGGTTCGGCACCCGAGGAGACGCCCCGGCGCGGCACCGACCCCGAAGCCCCCGCCCCCAAACCCCCGCGCCGGAAGCCCCCGACCCCAAACCCCGCGCCCGAAGCCCCCGCTCCACAGACCCCCGCAGCGACCCCCGCCCCGTTCAAGATCGTGGCTGTCACCTCCTGCCCCACCGGCATCGCGCACACCTACATGGCGGCCGAGGCGCTGGAACGGGCCGCGACGACCGGCCACATCGAACTGACGGTGGAAACCCAGGGCTCCGCCGGCTTCGCACGCCTCGACCCGGCGGTGATCGCCGCCGCGGACGGCGTGATCTTCGCGCACGACGTGCCCGTACGCGACAAGGAGCGCTTCGCGGGCAAGCCGACCGTCGACGTCGGCGTCAAAGCCGCCATCAACCGCCCGGCCGAACTCCTCACCGAAGTACGGGCCAAGGCGGAACGCGGCGAGATCACCGAGTCCAAGGGTTCCCCACTGCAAGAGTCCGGCGACCCGGGCGAAGGCTACGGAACGAAGCTGCGCAAGTGGCTGATGTCCGGCGTGAGTTACATGGTTCCGTTCGTCGCGGCGGGCGGCCTGCTCATAGCCCTCGGCTTCGCAATCGGCGGCTACGGGATCAACAAGGCCCCGTCCGTCGTCGAGCACTTCGCCTGGACGGACACCACCAGCTGGGCCGCTCTGATGTTCCAGATCGGCGGCCTGGCCTTCGGCTTCCTGGTCCCGGTCCTGGCCGGCTACATCGCGTACGGAATGGCCGACAGACCGGGCCTGGTTCCCGGCTTCGTCGGCGGCGCGATCGCCGTGGCGATCAACGCGGGCTTCCTCGGCGGCCTCGTCGCCGGTCTCATCGCCGGCGCGGTGGTGATGGCGATCCAGAAGCTGAGGGTCCCCACGCCCTTGCGCGGCATCATGCCGGTGGTGGTGATCCCCCTGATCTCCTCGATCGTGGTTGGCTTCCTGATGTTCCTGGTGGTCGGCGAGCCGATCGCGGAACTCCAGAGCGCGCTCACCGACTGGCTGTCCGGCCTTTCCGGCGCCAACGCGGTCATCCTCGGCGTCGTCCTCGGCCTGATGATGGCGTTCGACCTCGGCGGCCCGCTCAACAAGGTGGCCTACGCCTTCGCGGTGGGCGGCCTCGCCAACCCGAACGAGGGCAGCCTCAAGGTCATGGCCGCCGTCATGGCGGCGGGCATGGTCCCGCCGCTCGCGATGGCGCTGGCCACGACCGTACGCGGCAAGCTCTTCACCAGGACCGAGCGCGAGAACGGCAAGGCGGCCTGGGTGCTGGGCGCCTCGTTCATCACGGAGGGCGCGATCCCGTTCGCGGCGGCGGACCCGCTGCGGGTGATCCCGTCGGTGATGGCGGGCGGCGCGGTCACCGGCGCCCTGTCCATGGCCTTCGAATGCACACTGCGCGCCCCGCACGGCGGCATATTCGTGGTGCCGCTGATCGGCAACCCGTTCCTCTACCTGGTCGCCATCCTGGCCGGTACGGCGGTCAGCACCGCCCTGGTCGTCCTCCTCAAGGGCCTGCGCAGGCCCACCGCTCCCGAGGCCGGCACGACCACGGAGACCCACGAACCCAAGGTGGCGGTACCCGCGTAA
- a CDS encoding DUF6227 family protein yields the protein MSDPYETTEEHLERLLGRALNSFDLPDATVERLESALAHSTSLHSSHHSAGLHRETFKHVFLLSDGSSLTLWELAHNAGRDGTTQHELYTEAAEVRLAASRLPRPGGTDAFGPSCADVDGGDPDGGGAGLDADLEILATLMATRPPAARRVFVPDDSADHARRVLRRAENADRPGPDAALRLSDAVGHQITQAFGRQCSVEGRDAGFTLYEHAFLLADRTEVSLWEVEHTATPDGRHMCEVYETERAAREAMELRARVR from the coding sequence TTGAGCGATCCGTACGAGACAACCGAGGAGCACCTCGAGCGACTCCTGGGGCGCGCACTCAACTCGTTCGACCTGCCCGACGCCACGGTGGAGCGGCTCGAATCGGCGCTGGCCCACAGCACGTCCCTGCATTCCTCGCACCACAGCGCGGGGCTGCACCGCGAAACGTTCAAGCATGTCTTCCTGCTCTCCGACGGCAGCTCGCTCACGTTGTGGGAGCTGGCGCACAACGCGGGGCGCGACGGGACCACGCAGCACGAGCTGTACACCGAGGCGGCCGAGGTCCGGCTGGCCGCGTCCAGGCTGCCGCGCCCGGGCGGCACGGACGCCTTCGGCCCGTCCTGCGCGGACGTGGACGGGGGCGACCCGGACGGCGGCGGCGCCGGGCTCGACGCCGATCTCGAAATCCTCGCCACGCTCATGGCCACGCGGCCGCCCGCCGCGCGGCGCGTCTTCGTCCCGGACGACTCCGCCGACCACGCGCGCCGTGTGCTCCGCCGCGCCGAGAACGCCGACCGGCCGGGGCCGGACGCCGCGCTGCGCCTGAGTGACGCCGTGGGCCACCAGATCACCCAGGCGTTCGGCCGCCAGTGCAGCGTGGAGGGCCGGGACGCCGGCTTCACCCTGTACGAGCACGCGTTCCTGCTGGCCGACCGCACCGAGGTCAGCCTCTGGGAGGTCGAGCACACGGCCACGCCGGACGGCCGTCACATGTGCGAGGTGTACGAGACGGAGCGCGCCGCGCGCGAAGCGATGGAGCTTCGCGCGCGGGTGCGCTGA
- a CDS encoding P1 family peptidase, translating into MGHETRADALTDVAGLRVGHARVPGERALSGTTVVLAPEGGAVAAVDVRGGGPGTRETDALDPRNLVQRVDAVVLTGGSAYGLDAASGVMAWLEEQGRGFRVGPGPAQVVPVVPAACLFDLGRGGDWRARPDAATGRAAVEEAARTGIGAPVAQGGVGAGTGAVAGAMKGGVGTASVVLDSGVTVGALVVVNAAGSAVDPLTGVLYGSYFQGRTAYPPPDVHAAALLRLAEARAQTQRLSDGAALPPLNTTLAVVATDAELTRAQAQKLAGTAHDGLARALRPVHLLTDGDTVFALATGEKPLSAGSPEPAFAVHADVAALNEVLGAGADTLTRAVVKAVLAAEGVEGPGGVYPAYRDLY; encoded by the coding sequence ATGGGACACGAGACGAGGGCCGACGCCCTGACCGATGTGGCCGGACTGCGCGTGGGCCACGCGCGTGTGCCGGGTGAGCGGGCGCTGAGCGGCACCACCGTCGTGCTGGCGCCGGAAGGCGGGGCGGTCGCCGCCGTGGATGTGCGGGGCGGCGGTCCGGGCACCCGCGAGACGGACGCTCTCGACCCGCGCAACCTGGTGCAGCGCGTCGACGCCGTCGTCCTGACGGGCGGCAGCGCGTACGGGCTCGACGCCGCGTCCGGAGTGATGGCCTGGCTGGAGGAGCAGGGCCGGGGCTTCCGGGTCGGGCCCGGCCCGGCGCAGGTGGTGCCGGTGGTTCCGGCCGCCTGCCTCTTCGACCTCGGGCGCGGCGGCGACTGGCGGGCCAGGCCGGACGCCGCGACCGGGCGGGCCGCCGTCGAGGAGGCCGCCCGTACCGGCATCGGGGCGCCGGTGGCCCAGGGCGGGGTGGGGGCGGGCACCGGTGCGGTGGCGGGCGCGATGAAGGGCGGCGTGGGCACGGCCTCCGTCGTACTCGACTCCGGCGTGACGGTGGGGGCGCTCGTGGTGGTCAACGCCGCCGGTTCGGCCGTCGATCCGCTGACCGGCGTTCTCTACGGGAGCTACTTCCAGGGGCGGACCGCCTACCCGCCGCCGGACGTGCACGCGGCGGCGCTGCTCAGGCTGGCCGAGGCGCGGGCGCAGACGCAGCGGCTGTCGGACGGCGCCGCGCTCCCCCCGCTGAACACCACCCTGGCCGTCGTCGCCACCGACGCGGAGCTGACGCGGGCGCAGGCGCAGAAACTCGCCGGGACGGCGCACGACGGGCTCGCGCGGGCCCTGCGTCCGGTGCATCTGCTCACCGACGGCGACACCGTCTTCGCTCTCGCCACGGGTGAGAAGCCGCTGTCGGCCGGCTCGCCGGAGCCCGCGTTCGCGGTGCACGCGGATGTCGCGGCCCTCAACGAGGTGCTGGGGGCGGGGGCGGACACGCTGACCCGTGCGGTGGTGAAAGCCGTGCTGGCGGCGGAGGGGGTCGAGGGGCCCGGCGGCGTTTACCCGGCGTACCGGGACCTCTACTGA